The Lepidochelys kempii isolate rLepKem1 chromosome 5, rLepKem1.hap2, whole genome shotgun sequence genome window below encodes:
- the LOC140911763 gene encoding cyclin-dependent kinase 4 inhibitor B-like, whose protein sequence is MGQPGANDMANAAALGNLGKVRELLDQGADPNAVNSYDRTPIQVMMMGNTQVAELLLQRGADPNRPDPRTGSLPVHDAAREGFLDTLVALHRGGARLDLRDAWGRLPIDLAVESGHQQVVSYLRAQPARGVAPPQA, encoded by the exons ATGGGCCAGCCTGGGGCCAACGACATGGCCAACGCCGCTGCCTTAGGGAATTTGGGGAAGGTGAGGGAGCTGCTGGACCAGGGGGCGGACCCCAATGCAGTCAATTCCTACGACAGGACGCCGATCCAG gtcATGATGATGGGAAACACCCAGGTGGCGGAGCTGCTGTTGCAGAGAGGAGCGGATCCCAACCGGCCGGACCCGCGCACCGGCTCCCTCCCAGTGCACGATGCGGCGCGAGAAGGTTTCCTGGACACCCTTGTGGCGCTGCACCGAGGCGGGGCTCGCTTGGATCTGCGGGACGCATGGGGCCGCCTCCCCATTGACCTAGCTGTCGAGAGCGGGCATCAGCAAGTGGTCAGCTACCTCCGCGCCCAGCCTGCAAGGGGTGTCGCTCCGCCCCAGGCATAG